One stretch of Anolis carolinensis isolate JA03-04 chromosome 3, rAnoCar3.1.pri, whole genome shotgun sequence DNA includes these proteins:
- the slc10a2 gene encoding ileal sodium/bile acid cotransporter gives MQEHLSETSTILTTEILTTQLDLNFSFCPENATICNGTSCLQSTDDEFNRILNVVLSTVLTIMLALVMFSMGCNVELKKFLGHIRRPWGIMVGFLCQFGIMPLTGFVLSYAFNVLPIQAVVVIIMGCCPGGTASNILAYWVDGDMDLSISMTTCSTLLALGMMPLCLLVYTKIWTDYNSILIPYDSIGISLVALVVPVSVGIFFKHRWPTKAKIILKVGSISGAVLIVIIAVVGGILYKGSWTITPQLWIVGTIFPAAGYSLGFVLARVAGQPWHRCRTVALETGMQNTQLCTTIVQLSFTPEQLALMFTFPLIYSIFQLGFAAMILGAYRIHKRYFADRKTVLTEKENVDESIPASTYSTMNGGITLEEPVESPVSVIANGKV, from the exons ATGCAGGAGCACCTTTCAGAAACATCAACTATTTTGACCACTGAGATTTTGACAACACAGCTAGACCTGAATTTTTCATTTTGTCCTGAAAATGCCACCATCTGCAATGGCACTTCATGTCTACAGTCTACTGATGATGAGTTCAACAGAATTCTGAATGTAGTATTGAGTACCGTCCTCACCATCATGTTGGCATTGGTGATGTTCTCAATGGGTTGCAATGTGGAGCTAAAGAAATTCTTAGGACACATCCGAAGGCCATGGGGCATAATGGTTGGTTTCCTCTGCCAGTTTGGAATTATGCCTCTCACTGGCTTTGTGCTGTCGTATGCTTTCAATGTGCTTCCAATACAAGCCGTTGTTGTGATCATCATGGGATGCTGTCCTGGTGGAACTGCATCCAATATTTTAGCTTACTGGGTAGATGGCGACATGGATCTAAG CATCAGTATGACAACATGTTCAACCTTGCTGGCCTTGGGAATGATGCCACTTTGTCTCCTTGTGTATACCAAAATTTGGACAGACTACAACTCCATTTTGATCCCCTATGATAGTATTG GTATTTCACTGGTAGCACTTGTCGTTCCTGTTTCTGTTGGGATATTTTTTAAGCATCGATGGCCCACCAAAGCTAAAATCATATTGAAG GTTGGCTCCATAAGTGGTGCAGTTCTCATTGTGATCATAGCTGTGGTTGGCGGGATATTGTACAAAGGTTCATGGACAATTACACCTCAGCTTTGGATTGTTGGAACAATCTTTCCAGCAGCTGGCTATTCACTAGGCTTTGTACTGGCCCGTGTAGCTGGCCAGCCTTGGCACAG ATGCCGTACAGTGGCTCTTGAAACGGGAATGCAGAACACACAGCTTTGCACAACTATAGTGCAACTCTCTTTCACCCCTGAGCAGTTAGCACTGATGTTCACTTTCCCACTCATCTACAGTATTTTCCAGCTTGGTTTTGCAGCAATGATTTTGGGAG CATACCGGATACACAAAAGGTATTTTGCTGATCGAAAGACAGTCTTAACAGAGAAGGAAAATGTAGATGAATCCATTCCAGCATCAACGTACTCAACTATGAATGGAGGAATTACACTGGAAGAACCAGTAGAATCCCCTGTTTCAGTGATTGCTAATGGGAAGGTATAG